In the Cylindrospermopsis raciborskii Cr2010 genome, CCAAGACAACTGGCTCTTAGATATCGAAAAAAGCAGTTTAACCTTCTCCGCTGACCCAGCAGCTCTAATTTATGCTGACCTGGGTCTACGCGATCGCTCTTTAGAAGAGACTATTCGCCAATATCTCAAAAAATTCTTTAATTGTAAAAAGCGGATAGGTCATTTACAATCCATGGCTATTTCTCCCGACACGGAAGAAAAAGGACTACTACTGGCCATGCTTTCGGTTTTAGTCAATTTAAAAGTTCCTGATGGTAATCTTTTAATTCGTGAAGTATTACTAAAAGGATTATTAGAGTCTGATAACCCTATCTGGCAAGATATTGTGCGATTTGTTTCCGCTCAAGCTTTTTGGGATGTGGTAGAAGAATACACTGGTTTCTCATCTAATACTCCTAGCCTAAATAAGCTATTCACCCATCTGCTCATTACCCATTTTAGTATATCCTTAAATACCCCATCTTCACGAACCCTAATTAAAGAATCACCATTAACTGAAAAAATAGCAGATAAAATTATCAAACCAGGACAACGAGCCTACTCATTCATAGACCAGTGGATGCGCGATGATAAACATCGCGAAGGTTGGCAAAAACTCAGTGAAGAAATTAGCGAACAATTACAAATATTTGACCTCATCGAAAATGAACCACCAGAGATTCTATACAGATCTGCTAGTTTTGAAGTGATAGACCAAGTGTTAATTCGTAGTTGTGTAAAAACCCTCCGCACTGCTTTTGCACAAATCTCCCTTCCAGAAACTGTACCCCTAGAAGTAAAATCCTGGAAACAATGGTTAAAACCTCGTTCCGAGTTGATTTGGTACTCTAAATACAAATATGTCTATCAAGCTCTAGAATCAGCGATCGCACTTTGGGAAATACAACAACAATATCCAAAAGGATTTGAGTCAACTCCCAAACCCCTATTTCAAGAATATACGGAAAACCTATACAAATTCGACCAAGAATATCGCCACTTCATTTTAGCCAGTACCCAATCTTTAGGGGATATTATTAAAGAACTAATGGAAGATATAGACAACTTTTATACCCAATGGTTTTTAGAAAATCTCGGTTCCTCCTGGTCTAATGTTCTCAGCAAGAATAGCAATTGGGAACTAACGGATATTCCCCCCCAACAGCGATTCTTTCGTAGATATGTGTTACCCATTCTGCAACGAAATAACAAAGAAAGAGTATTTGTCATTATTTCTGATGCTTTTCGCTATGAGGTAGCCAAAGAACTGGTAGAAATAATCCAACAAAACTTACGAGGAGAAATCCAAATAGAACCAGTTCTCGGTGTTTTACCCAGTATTACCCGTCTGGGAATGGCAGCTCTCCTACCCGGATCTAAGTTGGAATTAATACCAAATAGTGAGGATGTGTTAGTAGATAGCATGAGTACGAAAAGCAGTAAGACTAGGGAAAACGTACTAAATCAAAACAGCTCTGTACAAGCAAAAGTGATAGAAGCTAAAGAGCTATTAACAAAGAATACGGAAAACGCCAAAAAAATAGTACAACCCAACAGACTAATTTATATATATCACAATGTAATTGATGCCATTGGTGACCAAGCATCTAGTGAATCTCATGTTTTTTCGGCTTGTCAAACAGCTATTGAAGACCTGTTAAGACTAGTCAAAAAAATTTGTAATTCCCTGAATGGAAAAAATGTTATTATTACAGCAGACCATGGATTCTTATATCAAAGACCTGGGCTTGAACCAAGAGATAAACTGGTCATGCCATCGGATCAATGTATCTTAGAGAAAACACGTCGTTATCTACTAACAAGTAAACAACTGAATGATAACACCCTACAGAATTTTAAACTCCCTTATGTTCA is a window encoding:
- the pglZ gene encoding BREX-1 system phosphatase PglZ type A; translation: MNITRIKNLLQNLFQEDSRWPHHQRRVVFWYDPDGQFVSIFEELEINDVKKIQLGDTPFTLKYRLFIEEPEQNFLLYAPFPPPEPQDNWLLDIEKSSLTFSADPAALIYADLGLRDRSLEETIRQYLKKFFNCKKRIGHLQSMAISPDTEEKGLLLAMLSVLVNLKVPDGNLLIREVLLKGLLESDNPIWQDIVRFVSAQAFWDVVEEYTGFSSNTPSLNKLFTHLLITHFSISLNTPSSRTLIKESPLTEKIADKIIKPGQRAYSFIDQWMRDDKHREGWQKLSEEISEQLQIFDLIENEPPEILYRSASFEVIDQVLIRSCVKTLRTAFAQISLPETVPLEVKSWKQWLKPRSELIWYSKYKYVYQALESAIALWEIQQQYPKGFESTPKPLFQEYTENLYKFDQEYRHFILASTQSLGDIIKELMEDIDNFYTQWFLENLGSSWSNVLSKNSNWELTDIPPQQRFFRRYVLPILQRNNKERVFVIISDAFRYEVAKELVEIIQQNLRGEIQIEPVLGVLPSITRLGMAALLPGSKLELIPNSEDVLVDSMSTKSSKTRENVLNQNSSVQAKVIEAKELLTKNTENAKKIVQPNRLIYIYHNVIDAIGDQASSESHVFSACQTAIEDLLRLVKKICNSLNGKNVIITADHGFLYQRPGLEPRDKLVMPSDQCILEKTRRYLLTSKQLNDNTLQNFKLPYVQEEVFAAVPRGTLRFAVQGGGSRFVHGGASLQEICVPVIYYQQKPAKGDEGLPRKVEVETIGTNKRVSNNRFTVRILQTEPVQGRWRPRKITVAMYDIQGNIQITDECTTNLDRTSQHIKEREMEIRLMITTSVPPTEGYLIIKDQEDQTELVKEKWRISLGIANDFGDF